The window GGGCGGGGTCTTCGTGGATCGATGGCCCCGCCGCTTCGTGCTGATCGGCTCGGACATCGCCCGCGCCCTGATCGTCCTGGGCGCGCTGACGGTGCAGACGAACGCCGATCTGTGGCGGATGTATCCGCTGGCCTCGGCCCTGGCCATCGCCGGGCTTTTCTTCTACCCCGCCCGCAACGCCGTGCTCCCCGCCCTGGTCCCGTCGGCCCACCTGCTTCAGGCCAACGCGGTGCTCCAGGCCAGCTACATCCTGGCCCTGATCGTGGGAGGGATCTCAGCCGGCTTCTTCGTGGATCGCTTCGGCCCCTACGCAGCCTTCGTTCTGGACAGCCTCACCTTCCTGATCTCCGCCCTCAGCCTGGCCTTTATCCGCCTGCCGCCGGCCGTCAATCGCCCCCAGCCTGCCCTGCAGAACTCCCCCGGCCGGGATCTGTTAGAGGGCCTTCGCTTCGTCTGGGAGCAACGGGCGCTCCGCCGGGTGACGGCCATCACTCCCTTCGCCACCGTGGGGATCGGGACGGTCCAGGTCCTCGGCCTGGCCTTCCTGGCGGAGGTCCTGAACGTGCGAGCGGGAGGCTTCGGGTGGACGATGGCGATGATGGGCGTGGGCCTGGCGCTGGGATTGGGCGGGATGCCGCTGCTGGGCCGCTGGCTTCCCCCGCACCGGGCAGTGGGGTTGGCCCTGGCGGCCGCCGGCCTGGCCACCGTGCTCTTCAGTCAGGCCCAGACCTTCGCCTTCGTCCTGATCGCTGCCCTGGCGATGGGGTTGTGCGTGGTGATCGCCCGGGCCGGGCTGGCCACCCTGATGCAACAGTTGACCCCGGATAGCCTGCGCGGGCGGGTGGACAGCCTGATCAACCTCTCGGTCAACGGGGCCCTGGCCCTGGCCCAGGGGAGCGCCGGGCTCTTCGGGCAGTTGTGGGGGCCTCGCCCGGTGCTCCTGGGGGCCGGCCTCCTGATGGTGGCGGTGGGCGGCCTGGCCACCCTCGGCATGCGCGGGCTGGTCCGGGAGCCGGAGCTCTATACCCGGCCCTGACCCCGAGCCTCACCGCTCCTCCGGCCTGAAGCGACGGATCGCGCTGCACTATAATTCAGTGAAGGCAGCTGGCTGATCCGGAATCAGGCCCTTGATCTGCGATGGGCGCTGGAGGCAATCATGCCGATCTCCCGGGAGGAAGTGGAGCACATCGCCGAGCTGGCCAAGCTGGCCCTGACGGAAGAAGAAAAGACCCTCTACGCGGAACAGCTCTCCGCCATCCTGGAGTATTTCCGCCAGCTGCAGGAGGTGGACACCTCGGGGATCCCGCCGACGGCCACCGTCCTGCCGATCCGCAATGTCTTCCGGCCCGATGAGCCGGGGGAGCCGATGCCCCGGGAGGAGCTGCTTCGGAACGCCCCCGCCCAGGCGGACGGATGTTTTCAGGTGCAGCCGATCCTGGAGTTCGACTGAGGAGGCAGGCCGTGGCCCCCTGGCGGTGGACGATTCACGAGACCCTGGAGCATCTGCGGCGCGGCGAGATCTCCGCGGTGGAGGTCACCCGGGCGTATCTCGATCGCATCGAGGCCCTCGATCCCCTCCTGCACGCCTACCTCACGGTGACGCCGGAGGAAGCCCTTGCCCAGGCCCGGGAGGCGGACGCCCGCTGGGCGGCCTGGCGGCGGGATCCTTCGACGCCGCTCCCGCTGCTCAACGGGATCCCCCTGGCCATCAAGGACGTGATCTGCGTGCGAGGGGTGCGCTGCACCTGCGGCTCCCGAATCCTGGAGAACTTCATCCCACCCTATGAGGCCACCGCGGTGGCCCGGCTGCGGGAGGCCGGGGCGGTCTTCCTGGGGAAGACCAACACCGATGAGTTCGCCATGGGCTCCTCCACGGAGAACTCCGCCTTCGGGCCCACCCGCAACCCCTGGAACCCCGAGCGGGTGCCCGGGGGATCCTCCGGGGGCAGTGCGGCGGCGGTGGCGGCCGACCTCTGCGCCGGGGCCCTGGGCACCGACACCGGCGGCTCCGTCCGCCAGCCGGCCGCGCTATGCGGCGTGGTGGGCCTCAAGCCCACCTACGGCCGGGTCTCCCGCTACGGCCTGGTGGCCTATGGCTCCTCCCTGGATCAAATCGGGCCCATCACCAAGGACGTGCGGGATGCGGCGCTGTTGTTGCAGATCATCGCGGGGCCGGACCCGCGGGACGCCACCTCATGGCCGGCGCCCGTCCCGGATTACACCCAGGCCCTGATCCCGGATCTTCGGGGGATGCGGATCGGGGTTCCCCCGGAGTATTTCATCCCCGGGATGCAGCCGGAGGTGGAGCGGGCCGTCCGGGAGGCCATTGAGGTCCTGGCCGAGCTGGGAGCGGAGGTGATCGAGGTCTCCCTGCCCCATACCCGCTACGCCCTGCCGACTTACTATATGATCGCCCCGGCGGAGGCCTCGGCGAACCTGGCCCGCTACGACGGCGTCAAATACGGCCTGCGGATCCAGGGGGAGACCATCTGGGACACTTACCGCCTCACCCGGGGGATCGGGTTCGGGCCCGAGGTCAAGCGGCGCATCATGCTGGGGACCTATGCGCTGTCCGCCGGTTATTACGATGCCTACTACCTGAAGGCCCAGAAGGTGCGCACGCTGATCCGGCAGGATTTCGAACGGGCCTTCGAGCGGGTGGACGTGATCGTCTGCCCCACCTCGCCCACGACGGCCTTCCGGCTGGGCGAGCGCACCGCCGACCCGTTGCAGATGTATCTCGCGGATATCTTCACCATCACCGCGAACCTGGCCGGCATCTGCGGCATCAGCGTCCCGTGCGGTTTCGATGGGGAAGGCCTGCCCATCGGGTTGCAGATCCTGGGACCTGCCCTGGGGGAGGAGAAGATCCTGCGCGTCGCCTACGCCTATGAGCAGGCCACCCCGTGGCATCATCAACGCCCACCGATGGATGCGGCGCTTCAAGGACGAACGGGGGCCTGACGCCCTCCGGCACGGAGCGGACGCCGCCTTGTTCGGAAGAGAGGGATCCGCCTGCAGGCCGATCCCGGACTCGGATCGCCGATGAAACCGGTATGGCATGTCCTGTTGCTCCCAGCGGATGCGGATTGGCGGTGGGTGGAAGCCGCCCGCCTCTATGTGGAGCGCTTCCGCGTCCTCTGGGCATGGGATCCGGAGCAGGCGGTGGCGCTCCCCGGGGATCCCCTCCTTCTCTCCCTGGTCCTGCCGGACGGACGTCCCGGGCACACCGCGGCCTGGCTCCGCCAGCGTCGTCCTTCCATCCTCCTGGACGTGCTGTTCGCCCCCACCCCGGAGCACCTGCAGCGGATCCTGGACGCACGGGCCGCCCAGGGGGACCGGCTGGGCCGGGGGCTCCGGGTGGTCACGACGGACCGTCTGAACGTCCGGAGCGGTCCGAGCCGTTCGGCCCCCATCGTCGGCCGCCTGGAGGCCGGAGTGGAGGTGGAGGTGATCGGACGCAGCGCCGACGGCGCCTGGTGGGCGATCCGGGATCCCGGCGGGCGGGGCCGGGCATGGATTGCCGCCGCCTACACCCGCATCGTGCGGGGGATCCCGGAGACCCTCCCCATCTGGATCGGGGCTCCCCCGCGGGTTCGCGCCCGCCGAGTGCTCCCGGTCCATCGGGCGCCAGAGTCCGGATCGCCGGTCGTGGGATGGCTCGCGGCGGGGGCGGAGCGGGAGGCCCTGGGGCGGACGGAAGAGGGGGAATGGGTGCAGATCGCCTTCCCGGACGCCGCCCATCCGGGCTGGGTGCGCGGGGCGGACCTGGAGGTGGAGGCCGGGGCGCTGGAGGGCCTGCCGGTCTACGCCTCCTCCCGTTGGCTGGAGCCTCCGGTGCGGCCGCCCCTCATCCAGCGGCCCTTCGGGGCGGATCCGGCGGCCTTCGCCGTGTGGGGTCTGCCCGGGCATGAGGGGATCGATTTCGCCGCCCGGCCGGGCGATCCGGTTTATGCGGCGGCGGACGGCTGGGTCCTGCAGGCCGGGGATCGCCTTGAACATCCTTATGGCACCCAGGTGCGGATCCAGCACCGGAGGCCCGATGGCGTTTACGTCACGGTCTACGGTCGCCTGATGCCCGGCAGCCTGGTGGTCCGCGCTGGGGAGTTCGTTCAGGCCGGCCGGATGCTGGGCCGCGTGGGTCCGGAGGGGTTCGTGCACTTTATGCTCAAGAAAGAGGGGGCGCGGAACGGCCCCTACGGGGACATCCTGGATCCCTCGCCGCATCTCCGCGTCGCGCCCTGACCGCAGTAAAGATTCGTTCACTTCCTCGGAGGCACGGCGTCCATGGATCAGGTGCGGATCATCCGTCATCCGGTGGTTCAGCACAAGCTGACGGAGCTGCGGGATCTCCAGACGCCCCCGCCGCGGTTTCGGGAGCTGCTCCGGGAGATCACCCCACTCCTCCTGTATGAGGCCACCTGGGATCTGGAGGTAGAGGAGGTTCCGGTGCGCACCCCGATGGGGGAGGGGCGGGGGCAGCGGCTGCGGGGCGCGGTGGGCCTGGTGCCCATCCTGCGGGCCGGGCTGGGGATGGTGGAGGGCGCCCTCCAGGTCTTCCCCGAGGCCCAGGTCTGGCATCTGGGCCTCTACCGGGATGAGCGCACCCTGCAACCGGTGGCCTATTACAACCGGCTGCCCGCCCAGCCCACCGTGACCTGGTGCTTCATCCTGGATCCGATGTTGGCCACCGGCGGCTCGGCGGTGGCGGCGGTGGACATGGTCAAGCGCTGGGGGGTTCCCCATATCGTCTTCGTCGGCCTGATCGCCGCCCCGGAGGGGCTGGAGCGCTTCCGGGGAGCGCATCCCGACGTCCCGGTTTATGTGGCGGCGGTGGACAGCCATCTGAACCCCCACGGCTTCATCGTGCCGGGCCTGGGGGACGCGGGCGACCGCCAGTTCGGAACCGGATGAGCCGGCCGCCTCAAAGGCGCAAGGCAAATCGGGATCGCCTCGCGATCTTTCCAGGGCCGGGCGTGCAGGAGGCGCATAATGGGACGCTTCATGAGCTTGCGGGTGATCGCATGGGCGTTGCGGGCGGCGGGCCTGCTGATGGGGATCGGGGTCGGGCTCGCCCTCTGCTCGGCGCTGATCCCCGGAGGCCTCGGCTTCTTCCGAATGCCCTCTCCGCTGGAAGGAGTTTTCTTGCTGGGGGCGGGGCTCCTCTACGCGTTGCTCCTCTACGGAGCCGGGGAGCTGATCGAGCTGCTCCTGGCCATCGAGGATCACGTCCGGACGATGGCCGAACATTTCCGACGTCAGGGAACCCCGCCCGCGGCCTCCTGAAGGCGGGGAGCCCGCGGGATGCGCCCTCCGGATGAGGCGGTCCCATCGCCGGGATCGGCACAACGTCTTGCGGGTGAGCATAAACGGTTATGGAAACGGGCTTGACGCTGGTCCTCACCCATGAGAACGCGGATTTCGACGCCGTGGCCGCCCAGCTGGCGGCGGCCCGGCTTTACCCGCGGGCCATCCCGGTGCTCCCCCGACGGGTGAACCGGAACGTGCGGGCTTTCCTGAACCTCTACGGGGACCAGCTGCCGTTCATGCTCCCGGATGAGCTGATCCGCCGCCCGGTGGATATGGTGATCCTGGTGGACACCCAGACGATGGCCACGGTGCGGGGGATGGGGCCGCAGACCCGGGTGCAGATCATCGACCACCATCCCCTGGCCCGGGATCTGCCTCCGGGCTGGACCTATCACGGGGAGCCGGTGGGGGCGACCACCACGCTCCTGGTGGAGGGGCTGGCTGAACGGGGGATCGCCCTGAGCTGGGTGGAGGCCACTTTTTTGCTGTTAGGGATCTACGAGGACACCGGATCCCTCACCTATCCTTCCACCACGCCGCGGGATCTGCGGGCGGCGGCCTGGCTGATGGAGCGGGGGGCGGATCTCGCCGTGGTCAGCGAGTTCCTGCACCATCCTCTCTCCGAGGCCCAGCGCCGCCTGTATGATCGCCTGCTGGAGTCCGCGCAGACCCTGGAGCTGGAGGGGCACACGGTGATCATCGCCGCCGCGCGGGCGGATGGTTTCCTGGAGGAAGTCTCCAGCGTGGCCCATCGCCTGCGCGACCTCTTCGAGCCCTCCGCCCTCTTCGTGCTGGTGGAGTTCGACGGGCACGTCCAGCTGGTATGCCGCACCACTACCGACGACATCGACGCCGGCGGCGTCGCCGCCCACTTCGGGGGCGGGGGCCACGCCCGCGCGGCCGCCGCGGTGATCCGGGGCCGCTCCCTGGAGGAGATCCGGGAGGAGCTGGTGCGGATCCTGCCCCGACACATCCGGCCGGCGGTCACGGTGGCTGAGATCATGTCCCGCGGTGTGCGGGTGTTCCCGCCGGATCTCCCCATCCGGGAGGCGGCGAAGGAGATGCAGCGCACCGGCCACGAGGGCTTCCCGGTGGTGCGCGAGGGGCGGGTGGTGGGCTTGCTGACCCGGCGGGCGGTGGATCGGGCCATGCAGCACGGGCTGGGCGGCCAGCCGGTGGAGCGGGTGATGGAGAAAGGGGAGGTGTTCGTCCTGCCCACCGACCCGGTGGAGAAGGTCCAGCGCCTGATGATCGAAACCGGCTGGGGGCAGATCCCGGTGGTGGAGGACGGCGAGGTCGTCGGCATCGTCACCCGCACCGACCTGATCCAGCTGTGGGGGGAACGTCGGAAGGTCCGCCCGCGCTTCAGCGTGACCTCGGCGATGGAGGCCGCCTTCCCGCCCCCCTGGCTGGCCCTGGTGCGGGAGATCGGGGCCACGGCCCAGGCCATGGGCTTCACCGCTTACTTCGTCGGCGGGCTGGTGCGCGACCTCATCCTCAACCACCCCATCGTGGACGTGGATATCGTGGTCGAGGGGGATGCCATCGCCCTGGCGGACGCGATGCGGGCGCGTTACGGCGGACGCGTGGTCGCCCACCGGCGGTTCGGGACGGCCAAATGGTTGCTGGAGGGGACTGTGATCACCACCCCGGCCGGGCCGGTGGAGGGGTTGAAGGCCATCGACTTCGTCACCGCCCGCCGGGAGTTCTACGCCCACCCGACGGCGCTCCCCCAGGTGGAGCCCAGCTCCATCAAGCAGGACCTGCACCGCCGCGATTTCACCATCAACACCCTGGCGGTCTGCCTGAACCCCGATCGCTTCGGGGAGCTGCTCGATTTCTATGGGGGCCTGCAGGACCTGCAACGAGGCCTCATCCGCGTCCTCCATTCCCTGAGCTTCGTGGAGGACCCTACCCGGATCCTGCGGGCGGCCCGCCTGGAAGCCCGCCTGGGCTTCCGGGTGGAACCCCGGACGGAGGAGCTCATCCAGCATGCGGTGGATCTGCTGGCCCGGGTGAGCGGCGAGCGGATCCGGCACGAGATGGAGCTGATCCTGGCCGAGCCGGAGCCGGAGCGGATCCTGGCCCGGCTGGAGGAATGGAAGGCCCTGACGTTCGTGATGCCGGGCCTCCGGGCGGATGATTGGTTGCGGGAGCGCTTTCGCGCGATGCGCGTGGCCCTGGAGGATGGGGAGTGGCAGGCCCGGGAGGGGACTCCGTTGGATCGCTGGCGGGTTCTGGCCGGGTGGGGGCTGATGGCCTATCGGCTGACCCCGGCCCAGCTGGAGCAGGGGATCCGCCGCCTGCGCTTCCCGGGCCGGGAGGCCGAGGCGTTGCGGGCCGTGCTGGAGGTTCGGGGGAAGCTCGAGCGCCTCGCGGAGCCTCTCAAGCCCAGCACCGTCGCCGAGCATCTGGATCCGTATCCCCTGATCGCCCTCTTTGTGGTATGGGTGGCCGCGCCGCCCGGCCGGGCCCGCGATAACCTGTTCCGGTATGCGCATGTCTGGCGGGGAGTCCGGCCGCTGCTGCGGGGGGACGACCTGCGCCGGTTGGGCGTGCCGGAGGGCCCAGCCATCGGGGAGATGCTGCGGGCCCTCCGGGCTGCTCGCCTGGATGGGGAGGTGCAAACTCGGGAGGACGAGATCGCTTTCGTGAAAGCCCGCATGGGCGCCGCATCCGGACAGGGCTCCCGGTAGATCCCTTCCGGGTTGGCGCGTAGAAAACCGGAGTTCTCCCTTAGAGACCAGCGCTATACTCAAGATAGCCATATGGCCGGCAGGTGGAAAGGAGTGTAAAGCGATGTCCGATCATGGGCGGTTGCGCATCGAAATCGAGAACTTCGGCCCGATCGCCTCGGGATCCTTCGAGCTGCGCCCTCTGACGCTCTTCATCGGGCCTAACAACACGGGGAAATCCTACGCCGCCACGCTGGCGCATTCTATTGTTCGAACAGTTCCAAACATGATGGTCCTTGACAAAAGGAAGATATCGCTCCCAATTCAAGAAATGCTATTTCAGTTTCTATCAGAATACCTGAAAGAAGAGATGCTTGATCGCCT is drawn from Thermoflexus hugenholtzii and contains these coding sequences:
- a CDS encoding MFS transporter; the encoded protein is MSARTLWRKGRALWPFGGSFTLLWLGQFLSQVGDQFLFIAGLSLLNRLTDSRAAFGGLALAITVPQILFGLWGGVFVDRWPRRFVLIGSDIARALIVLGALTVQTNADLWRMYPLASALAIAGLFFYPARNAVLPALVPSAHLLQANAVLQASYILALIVGGISAGFFVDRFGPYAAFVLDSLTFLISALSLAFIRLPPAVNRPQPALQNSPGRDLLEGLRFVWEQRALRRVTAITPFATVGIGTVQVLGLAFLAEVLNVRAGGFGWTMAMMGVGLALGLGGMPLLGRWLPPHRAVGLALAAAGLATVLFSQAQTFAFVLIAALAMGLCVVIARAGLATLMQQLTPDSLRGRVDSLINLSVNGALALAQGSAGLFGQLWGPRPVLLGAGLLMVAVGGLATLGMRGLVREPELYTRP
- the gatC gene encoding Asp-tRNA(Asn)/Glu-tRNA(Gln) amidotransferase subunit GatC → MMPISREEVEHIAELAKLALTEEEKTLYAEQLSAILEYFRQLQEVDTSGIPPTATVLPIRNVFRPDEPGEPMPREELLRNAPAQADGCFQVQPILEFD
- the gatA gene encoding Asp-tRNA(Asn)/Glu-tRNA(Gln) amidotransferase subunit GatA, whose amino-acid sequence is MAPWRWTIHETLEHLRRGEISAVEVTRAYLDRIEALDPLLHAYLTVTPEEALAQAREADARWAAWRRDPSTPLPLLNGIPLAIKDVICVRGVRCTCGSRILENFIPPYEATAVARLREAGAVFLGKTNTDEFAMGSSTENSAFGPTRNPWNPERVPGGSSGGSAAAVAADLCAGALGTDTGGSVRQPAALCGVVGLKPTYGRVSRYGLVAYGSSLDQIGPITKDVRDAALLLQIIAGPDPRDATSWPAPVPDYTQALIPDLRGMRIGVPPEYFIPGMQPEVERAVREAIEVLAELGAEVIEVSLPHTRYALPTYYMIAPAEASANLARYDGVKYGLRIQGETIWDTYRLTRGIGFGPEVKRRIMLGTYALSAGYYDAYYLKAQKVRTLIRQDFERAFERVDVIVCPTSPTTAFRLGERTADPLQMYLADIFTITANLAGICGISVPCGFDGEGLPIGLQILGPALGEEKILRVAYAYEQATPWHHQRPPMDAALQGRTGA
- a CDS encoding SH3 domain-containing protein, with translation MKPVWHVLLLPADADWRWVEAARLYVERFRVLWAWDPEQAVALPGDPLLLSLVLPDGRPGHTAAWLRQRRPSILLDVLFAPTPEHLQRILDARAAQGDRLGRGLRVVTTDRLNVRSGPSRSAPIVGRLEAGVEVEVIGRSADGAWWAIRDPGGRGRAWIAAAYTRIVRGIPETLPIWIGAPPRVRARRVLPVHRAPESGSPVVGWLAAGAEREALGRTEEGEWVQIAFPDAAHPGWVRGADLEVEAGALEGLPVYASSRWLEPPVRPPLIQRPFGADPAAFAVWGLPGHEGIDFAARPGDPVYAAADGWVLQAGDRLEHPYGTQVRIQHRRPDGVYVTVYGRLMPGSLVVRAGEFVQAGRMLGRVGPEGFVHFMLKKEGARNGPYGDILDPSPHLRVAP
- the upp gene encoding uracil phosphoribosyltransferase, producing MDQVRIIRHPVVQHKLTELRDLQTPPPRFRELLREITPLLLYEATWDLEVEEVPVRTPMGEGRGQRLRGAVGLVPILRAGLGMVEGALQVFPEAQVWHLGLYRDERTLQPVAYYNRLPAQPTVTWCFILDPMLATGGSAVAAVDMVKRWGVPHIVFVGLIAAPEGLERFRGAHPDVPVYVAAVDSHLNPHGFIVPGLGDAGDRQFGTG
- a CDS encoding CBS domain-containing protein, with translation METGLTLVLTHENADFDAVAAQLAAARLYPRAIPVLPRRVNRNVRAFLNLYGDQLPFMLPDELIRRPVDMVILVDTQTMATVRGMGPQTRVQIIDHHPLARDLPPGWTYHGEPVGATTTLLVEGLAERGIALSWVEATFLLLGIYEDTGSLTYPSTTPRDLRAAAWLMERGADLAVVSEFLHHPLSEAQRRLYDRLLESAQTLELEGHTVIIAAARADGFLEEVSSVAHRLRDLFEPSALFVLVEFDGHVQLVCRTTTDDIDAGGVAAHFGGGGHARAAAAVIRGRSLEEIREELVRILPRHIRPAVTVAEIMSRGVRVFPPDLPIREAAKEMQRTGHEGFPVVREGRVVGLLTRRAVDRAMQHGLGGQPVERVMEKGEVFVLPTDPVEKVQRLMIETGWGQIPVVEDGEVVGIVTRTDLIQLWGERRKVRPRFSVTSAMEAAFPPPWLALVREIGATAQAMGFTAYFVGGLVRDLILNHPIVDVDIVVEGDAIALADAMRARYGGRVVAHRRFGTAKWLLEGTVITTPAGPVEGLKAIDFVTARREFYAHPTALPQVEPSSIKQDLHRRDFTINTLAVCLNPDRFGELLDFYGGLQDLQRGLIRVLHSLSFVEDPTRILRAARLEARLGFRVEPRTEELIQHAVDLLARVSGERIRHEMELILAEPEPERILARLEEWKALTFVMPGLRADDWLRERFRAMRVALEDGEWQAREGTPLDRWRVLAGWGLMAYRLTPAQLEQGIRRLRFPGREAEALRAVLEVRGKLERLAEPLKPSTVAEHLDPYPLIALFVVWVAAPPGRARDNLFRYAHVWRGVRPLLRGDDLRRLGVPEGPAIGEMLRALRAARLDGEVQTREDEIAFVKARMGAASGQGSR